The sequence below is a genomic window from Flavobacterium keumense.
GGAAGTAACGAAGGAGTTCGTGTTCGTTTACGCAATTTAGGTATTACCGATATTCATTTGGGAACACCCGATAAAGTAGCTACTTTTCATGAATACACCGATATTTATAATATCAAACCTGAACAGGTGTTGTATATGGGAGACGACATCCCTGACTATCACGTGATGAAATTAGTAGGTTTACCGACTTGCCCTCAAGACGCTAGCCCTGAAATCAAAGCCATTTCTACTTATATTTCACATAAAAACGGAGGAAAAGGTGCTGTTCGTGATGTGATTGAACAAGTGATGAAAGTGCAAGGAAAATGGATGGAAAATTTTGACGGAAAACACGATTAACAAGTCAATCCAATGCTTAGACATAAATTAGCCAATTATTCATTGATTTTAGCTTCGGGTTCGCCAAGACGCCAACAATTTTTTAAAGATTTGGATTTGGATTTTGAAATTCGGCTCAAAGAAGTCGAAGAAATTTATCCTCCTGAATTGAAGGCCGAAGCCATCACTAATTATTTAGCCGAACTAAAAGCCAACGCTTTTGAAGGAGAGTTAAACGATAACGAAATTCTAATTACAAGTGATACCATTGTTTGGCACAACAATACGGCTTTGGGGAAACCCAAAGATGAACAAGATGCTTT
It includes:
- a CDS encoding KdsC family phosphatase, producing the protein MAKSYKEIMNDITTFIFDVDGVLTDGSVFVSTEGEMLRTMNIRDGYALKSAVDCGYNVCIISGGSNEGVRVRLRNLGITDIHLGTPDKVATFHEYTDIYNIKPEQVLYMGDDIPDYHVMKLVGLPTCPQDASPEIKAISTYISHKNGGKGAVRDVIEQVMKVQGKWMENFDGKHD